The following proteins are encoded in a genomic region of Paraburkholderia sp. BL23I1N1:
- the ahcY gene encoding adenosylhomocysteinase translates to MNAAVLDSNSRQDFLVADMSLAAWGRKELNIAETEMPGLMQTREEYKSSQPLKGARIAGSLHMTIQTGVLIETLTALGADVRWASCNIFSTQDHAAAAIAQGGVPVFAFKGESLDEYWEFSHRIFEWPNGEFANMILDDGGDATLLLILGSKAEKDRSVISKPENEEEVALYKSIAKHLDADPVWYSTRLAHIKGVTEETTTGVHRLYQMEKEGRLPFPAINVNDSVTKSKFDNLYGCRESLVDGIKRATDVMIAGKIAVVAGYGDVGKGCAQSLRGLGATVWVTEIDPICALQAAMEGYRVVTMEYAADKADIFVTATGNFHVIGHDHMAAMRNNAIVCNIGHFDSEIDVASTRQYQWENIKPQVDHIIFPDGKRVILLAEGRLVNLGCATGHPSFVMSASFTNQTIAQIELFVHGDKYENKVYVLPKHLDEKVARLHLGRIGAELTVLSDYQAGYISVHKNGPFKPNHYRY, encoded by the coding sequence ATGAACGCCGCAGTTCTCGATTCAAATTCCAGGCAGGATTTCCTCGTCGCCGATATGTCGCTTGCAGCCTGGGGCCGCAAGGAACTGAATATCGCTGAAACCGAAATGCCCGGCCTCATGCAGACGCGCGAGGAATACAAGAGCTCGCAGCCGCTGAAGGGCGCGCGCATTGCGGGTTCGCTGCACATGACGATTCAAACCGGCGTGCTGATCGAAACCTTGACGGCACTCGGCGCGGACGTTCGCTGGGCATCGTGCAATATTTTCTCGACGCAGGACCATGCAGCCGCCGCGATCGCGCAAGGCGGCGTGCCGGTGTTCGCATTCAAGGGCGAATCGCTCGACGAATACTGGGAATTCTCGCACCGCATTTTCGAATGGCCGAATGGCGAATTTGCCAACATGATCCTCGACGACGGCGGCGACGCTACGTTGCTGTTGATCCTCGGCTCGAAGGCCGAGAAAGACCGTTCGGTGATCTCGAAGCCGGAAAACGAAGAAGAAGTTGCGCTGTACAAGTCGATCGCCAAGCATCTGGATGCGGATCCGGTGTGGTACTCGACGCGTCTCGCGCACATCAAGGGCGTGACCGAAGAAACCACGACCGGCGTGCACCGTCTGTATCAGATGGAAAAGGAAGGGCGCCTGCCGTTCCCGGCCATCAACGTGAACGACTCGGTCACGAAGTCGAAATTCGACAACCTGTACGGCTGCCGTGAATCGCTGGTCGACGGCATCAAGCGCGCAACCGACGTGATGATCGCGGGCAAGATCGCGGTCGTGGCCGGTTACGGCGATGTGGGCAAGGGCTGCGCGCAATCGCTGCGCGGTCTGGGTGCCACGGTGTGGGTCACGGAAATCGATCCGATCTGCGCGCTGCAAGCAGCAATGGAAGGCTATCGCGTCGTGACGATGGAATATGCCGCCGACAAGGCCGACATTTTCGTGACGGCAACGGGCAATTTCCACGTGATCGGCCACGATCATATGGCTGCCATGCGCAACAACGCGATTGTCTGCAACATCGGTCACTTCGATTCGGAAATCGACGTTGCCTCGACGCGCCAGTACCAGTGGGAAAACATCAAGCCGCAAGTCGACCACATCATTTTCCCGGACGGCAAGCGCGTGATCCTGCTGGCTGAAGGCCGCCTCGTGAATCTGGGTTGCGCGACGGGTCATCCGTCGTTCGTGATGTCGGCATCGTTCACGAACCAGACGATCGCGCAGATCGAGCTGTTCGTTCACGGCGACAAGTACGAAAACAAGGTCTACGTGTTGCCGAAACACCTTGATGAAAAGGTCGCGCGTCTGCACCTTGGTCGTATCGGCGCGGAACTGACGGTGCTGTCGGATTATCAGGCTGGCTATATCAGCGTCCACAAGAACGGCCCGTTCAAGCCGAACCACTACCGCTACTAA
- a CDS encoding LysR family transcriptional regulator, with product MELRALRYFVEVVRQQSFTVAAEQMFVTQPTISKMVKSLEDEIGSPLLLRDGRQMVLTDAGRIVYQRGQDVLAAHAQLQAELNDLDTLGRGELTIGIPPMGGSLFTPAIAAFRQRYPKIELKLFEQGSRAIEAALIHGELELGGVLQPVDPENIDVLPMTRQLLWLVARAGSRWDDLHEVPLAELANEPFVFYGESLALNDVVLNACRAAGFAPTIVGRSGHWDFMAALVLAGVGIALLPAPYCRRLDPAQFTCRPVVEPEIPWEMAIGWRRNGYLSHAARAWLEVARETLPGQAGDDFMLGPGIGVIGITAPVQTPKP from the coding sequence GTGGAACTACGTGCGCTGCGGTATTTCGTCGAAGTGGTCCGTCAGCAGAGCTTCACTGTCGCAGCCGAGCAGATGTTCGTCACGCAGCCGACCATCAGCAAGATGGTCAAGTCGCTGGAAGATGAAATCGGTTCGCCGCTGCTATTGCGCGACGGGCGCCAGATGGTGCTGACCGACGCCGGCCGGATCGTCTACCAGCGCGGTCAGGACGTGCTGGCGGCGCACGCGCAATTGCAGGCCGAACTGAACGATCTCGACACCCTCGGTCGGGGCGAGCTGACCATCGGCATTCCGCCAATGGGCGGTTCGCTGTTCACGCCCGCCATTGCCGCTTTCCGCCAGCGCTACCCGAAAATCGAGCTGAAGCTGTTCGAGCAGGGTTCGCGCGCGATCGAAGCCGCGCTGATCCATGGCGAGCTGGAACTCGGTGGAGTGCTTCAACCAGTCGATCCGGAAAACATCGACGTGCTGCCGATGACGCGGCAATTGCTATGGCTGGTCGCGCGCGCCGGCTCGCGCTGGGACGACCTGCACGAAGTACCGCTCGCCGAGCTCGCCAACGAGCCGTTCGTGTTCTACGGCGAGAGCCTCGCACTCAACGATGTCGTGCTGAATGCGTGCCGCGCTGCCGGCTTTGCGCCGACCATCGTCGGGCGCAGCGGGCACTGGGATTTCATGGCGGCGCTGGTGCTGGCCGGCGTCGGCATCGCGCTGTTGCCGGCGCCCTACTGCCGACGGCTCGACCCTGCGCAGTTCACCTGCCGCCCCGTGGTGGAACCGGAAATTCCGTGGGAGATGGCGATTGGCTGGCGCCGCAACGGGTATCTGTCGCATGCGGCGCGCGCGTGGCTGGAGGTGGCGCGCGAGACGCTGCCCGGCCAGGCCGGCGACGATTTCATGCTGGGGCCGGGCATCGGCGTGATCGGCATCACGGCGCCTGTTCAGACACCGAAGCCGTAA
- a CDS encoding glycosyltransferase family A protein has protein sequence MTPISIIIPCYNGTTTLARALQSCLIQPEAAQIMVVDDGSTDASADLVAHFGRLDPRVCLLQMPCNGTPARARNWGAMHADHGLLAFLDADDEYLPGALAVASAFLAQNPKEVSVRLDVDYTDFPADILGHPDFDKHAATLSNTVPSSLIIRRAVFAALGGFPMTDVFRRMGGEDGAFSWALRDIFGNRRLDDVKRVRMHYHAGIHAERYFRIALGFQTPDPADVAEAFHFSRQFLDTARAGIEQLRTASVVVEPAASAHSNQPA, from the coding sequence ATGACGCCCATCTCGATCATCATTCCCTGCTACAACGGCACGACGACGCTCGCCCGCGCGCTTCAAAGTTGCCTGATCCAACCGGAAGCCGCGCAGATCATGGTGGTGGACGACGGCTCGACCGATGCCTCCGCAGACCTGGTCGCACACTTCGGGCGTCTCGACCCGCGCGTGTGCCTGCTGCAGATGCCGTGCAACGGCACCCCGGCTCGGGCGCGCAACTGGGGCGCGATGCATGCGGATCACGGTCTGCTTGCTTTCCTCGACGCTGACGACGAATACCTGCCCGGCGCGCTAGCCGTCGCGAGTGCGTTTCTCGCGCAGAACCCGAAAGAAGTGTCCGTACGTCTCGACGTCGACTACACGGATTTTCCGGCCGATATTCTCGGTCACCCCGATTTCGACAAGCATGCCGCCACGCTCAGCAACACCGTGCCGAGCAGCCTGATTATTCGTCGCGCGGTGTTTGCGGCCCTCGGCGGTTTTCCGATGACTGACGTGTTCCGCCGCATGGGTGGCGAAGACGGCGCGTTTTCTTGGGCGTTGCGTGATATTTTCGGCAACCGGCGTCTGGACGACGTGAAGCGCGTGCGCATGCACTATCACGCGGGCATTCACGCCGAACGCTATTTCCGCATTGCACTTGGCTTTCAGACGCCGGATCCTGCCGATGTGGCCGAGGCGTTCCACTTTTCAAGGCAGTTCCTCGACACCGCGCGCGCGGGTATCGAGCAATTGCGCACGGCAAGCGTCGTTGTCGAGCCTGCCGCGTCTGCTCACTCGAATCAGCCCGCTTAG
- a CDS encoding OmpA family protein: MSINVIQLIQSALTDGIVRQLATRFGLPPDATQKVLATTGPALIAGLMQKGATLDGARSLFAAIISPEVNGHIAEQLPQLLGSTTGVSQLEGAGRHLLERVLDRRVDTLSDEVATQTGVPAHATHAMTGIVGATLLGLLKRHFLEGQGNVGQLPTLLDHQLPAIAPYLNDRLMGGLGLSTLGAFSGNILSQLKAVSAHIDHPTPAAKPVAEAMSSIRVPVDAVVREERRPRKWLWWLLAAIAAVLAFLFLRGCQNEQRGAQSSERSSAEAAATAQPASAPAEASAAAVLTPAASDAAASTAAASAVAASAASEAQQPAAAPAPTKDSQISFTVDAAGKPTLTATVGSEADKTQLIDALTRRIGAEHFVANVTVDQDTKSADWLARLDGLMPLMALPGAEVKVDGARIELSGSAANAKLGWLDKLKSLFGASYQIGSFNVEQAVANATENFHGAIKGLLAPDSSCVTADVVKVLNLQVINFVSASARVPVSAMADLNQSAQVLHACARNGRAPKLEVAGYSDNVGGTQANLELSTRRAEAVRAYLVKTGVPADSLVAQGYGDVRPVASNDTASGRFANRRIEFVTQQ; encoded by the coding sequence CGGACGGTATTGTGCGACAGCTGGCGACCCGCTTCGGGCTGCCGCCGGACGCGACCCAGAAGGTGCTTGCAACAACCGGCCCGGCGCTCATCGCCGGCCTGATGCAGAAGGGTGCAACGCTCGACGGCGCGCGGTCGCTGTTCGCCGCGATCATTTCGCCTGAGGTGAATGGCCACATCGCCGAGCAGTTGCCGCAACTGCTCGGCAGCACCACCGGCGTGAGCCAACTGGAAGGTGCGGGTCGCCACTTGCTCGAGCGCGTGCTCGATCGCCGCGTCGATACGCTCAGCGACGAAGTCGCCACTCAAACCGGTGTGCCGGCGCATGCGACGCACGCCATGACGGGCATCGTCGGCGCAACGCTGCTGGGCCTGCTGAAGCGTCATTTTCTCGAAGGCCAGGGCAACGTGGGCCAACTGCCGACGCTGCTGGATCATCAACTGCCGGCGATTGCGCCGTACCTGAACGATCGTTTGATGGGCGGCCTTGGCCTGAGCACACTTGGCGCGTTCAGCGGCAATATTCTGTCGCAACTGAAGGCGGTCTCGGCGCACATCGACCATCCGACGCCTGCCGCCAAGCCGGTGGCCGAGGCCATGTCGAGCATCCGCGTGCCAGTCGACGCTGTGGTGCGCGAAGAGCGCCGTCCGCGCAAGTGGCTGTGGTGGCTGCTCGCGGCGATTGCTGCCGTGCTGGCTTTCCTTTTCCTGCGCGGTTGCCAAAATGAGCAACGCGGCGCACAAAGCAGTGAGCGCAGTAGCGCGGAAGCCGCGGCCACTGCGCAGCCCGCATCCGCACCGGCTGAGGCCTCGGCCGCCGCGGTCTTAACGCCCGCTGCGAGCGACGCAGCGGCTTCGACGGCAGCCGCCAGCGCCGTTGCGGCAAGCGCCGCCAGCGAAGCGCAGCAGCCCGCCGCCGCACCCGCGCCGACCAAAGACAGCCAGATCAGCTTCACGGTCGACGCCGCCGGCAAGCCGACGCTCACCGCGACGGTCGGCAGCGAAGCCGACAAGACTCAACTGATCGACGCGCTGACCAGGCGCATCGGTGCCGAGCATTTCGTCGCGAACGTGACAGTGGACCAGGACACGAAGTCGGCCGACTGGCTCGCTCGTCTTGACGGCCTGATGCCGCTAATGGCATTGCCGGGCGCGGAGGTGAAAGTGGACGGCGCGCGCATCGAACTGAGCGGCAGCGCGGCAAACGCAAAGCTCGGCTGGCTCGATAAGCTGAAGTCGCTGTTCGGCGCGTCGTATCAGATCGGTTCGTTCAACGTCGAACAGGCGGTCGCCAATGCAACTGAGAACTTCCACGGTGCGATCAAGGGCCTGCTCGCGCCGGACAGCTCGTGCGTGACAGCGGACGTGGTCAAGGTCCTGAACCTGCAGGTCATCAACTTCGTGAGCGCCAGCGCCCGCGTGCCCGTCTCGGCGATGGCCGATCTGAACCAGTCGGCACAAGTGCTGCACGCCTGCGCCCGCAACGGCAGGGCGCCCAAGCTCGAAGTGGCCGGTTATTCGGACAATGTCGGCGGCACACAAGCCAATCTGGAACTGTCGACGAGGCGCGCCGAAGCGGTTCGTGCGTATCTCGTAAAGACGGGCGTGCCGGCGGATTCGCTTGTCGCGCAAGGTTACGGCGACGTGCGTCCGGTCGCGAGCAACGACACGGCGAGTGGCCGCTTTGCTAACCGCCGCATCGAGTTTGTCACGCAACAGTAA